The sequence ACGAGAAAAGGGCGATTATTACCACTTTAACGATCAAAGTGGGGTCAAAAGTGGGGTCAAAAAATCACTCTCCAAGTATCCTTTTAAAGGCATTGTCAATCATTTGTGCCGCCCTTGCAGCGTCACCCTCTTGTTCATGGCTGTACGTTGCAAAACCGTCAAAAGACTTGCTATGCCCCCCAATAGGCTTAATCAATTCTTCTGGAATGCCTTTGCCGACAGAAAAGAATGTGTGCCTCAATTCATAAGGAGATTTTTCGGAAATCTTATTAAATGTCCTATATCTATTCCAGTTACGAAGATATACGCGCTGGACCGTACGTTCCCCATCTGGGGTCGGGAAAAGTGCATCAGATTGTATGCCGGCAGACAGGAGCATTTTGCGTTGCGCCCTAATCTCTGATAGGCCGATCTTTGGAATTTCAAATGTACGCAGCGCGATCTCACGTGATGCGTTTTTGTCCTTACCCTTAGTTATTTCATCATACCGATTGAGCGACCTATTGATAGTACAACGGCTGCCTGAAATATCGGACATATCTAGCCCCAGCAATTCGCCTGGTCGTAACCCTATGATAGTCTCAAGGCGGTAGGCATGGATATACCAGTCATGGACAATCTTCCCTCTATACGTGGTCTTGTCACTGGAAAAGAGGGTCTTAATATCATTGGGTTGCAACGCACCGCGAGAACTCCGTTGTGCGTCATTAGGAATCATCAGGCTTTCAGGAAGCAATGTGGTAACCCGTGCGATACGGCAGTATTTTATGAAAGACCTAAGAACGGCCCTTAAATTCTTCAACGTTTTATAGGACAGGCCTTTACCGTGATTGCCGATTGAATGCGCATAGTTTATAATTCCTTGTAGGTGTTCTTCTGTTACTGTGTCAATCTTTTTATTGCCAATTTTCGGGGTAGCGTACAGGCGCAGGAACTTCTCGTTTTGCTCTATATGTTCACGGCTTACGTGACGATCTTTCAACGAATTAATAAAGCGGGCGATCATGATGGACGTTTTAACACTGCCGTCCACACCGTCATCCAGCCAAAGATCGGCCTTTGAATTTGCTTCGCGCTGGCCCTTGCGTCCAGGAGTGGAAGAATAAAAGGTTCGCCTCTCCCCGTCCTTTTGTACGTTGATCCGCCAGCGTTTTTGCTTTTCATTCCATGTAGCGGTATTGACCCTTTTTCCCATAATAAAAAACTCCTTTCATTTCACCCCGCCCATATGGTAAAATAAAAGGGCAGGGTTCCTTTCCTCGTAGTGGTGGAATAAATTCTGCTTGCCCCTCTTGTGTTGGTAGCGCGGAGGGGCTTTTAATTTATCCGATTTTCTTTCTCAATGCTTCCTGTAGCGTCTGTGACAGGCTTATTCCTGCACGCTCGGCCCGTGTTTCCATCCACGCAGGAATAGAGACGTTTTTACGAACGCTGCGGTTATCCGTTTCGGCTCTATACTGGTTTGTGTCAACGTCGATCAGCGCGGCAAATGCGCCATCTGGTACGTCTAAAGCACCCGGCAGCGTAGAGGTCGCGATTGGGTAGCCGTGATCCTCTGCGGAGCACAGACAGCCAGCTAGAGCATCCTTAGCTAACTCCATAGCTTCGGTTATATCTTTTCCGCTGGTTACGCAGCCAAGGACATCGGGAACCCTTACAAGATACCCTCCGCTTTCCTGCGGCTCAAATATCGCCGTGTATACGTATTTCATAGTATTCCTCCTTGCTTGAGAGGGGCTTTTTGTTTATCTAGATAGCCTTTTTCTGATCGTCAATGCCCAATTGCTCGATAATGGCGTGCTGTAATGCTTGCGAAAAATTAACGCCTTTTTCAACGGCTGCTGCATTAAGCCACGCGGGGAGCGTCACAGTTCGGTTTACGGACTTGTTTTCCTCAGAGAAACGCACCGTAGGCATAAATACGTCTACCAACACAGCGCGCTCGTTGCTCTCGATGGCTAAATCCTTTAAGGATGAAGGGACGGGGATATTTTCGCCTGCATTCTCCATACAATATAAATGTCCGCCTAAAGCTTCTTTTGCCATTTCAAGTGCTTCAACTTCATTTTCCCCGCATGTAGCGCACCCTGGAAGATCGGGGAAGGTCACGGCGATCTCAAATCCGTCCTCATATGTGAATACAGCAGGGAATATATATGTATTTTTCTTTTTCATATTTTTATCCTTTCAGGGGCTGTTTTTATACCAGCCCCGCTTGTTCTAATATACTCTTTGCGGTCTTTGGAGGGAGGCTTTTCTTTGGGTGCGGAATCGTTACTGTTCCAATCTTTGTGTTGTGTTGGAAATGGTGGTGGCTCCCTTTCACCCTTACCTCATACCATCCATCATCCAAAAGCATTTTGATGAGTTCCTTTGAACTATATATTTTCATGCGCTCCCCCTTTCCTATGAGTCTATTATAACAAATATAATAATATTTGTCAATAAAAATAAACGAATATTTTAGTATTTGTTTTGATTATTTCACAACCCGTATTAACCGCCTAACCTCTCCGAGCACGCGACATTCGTTCAAATCCCAATTCTCAATGCGCGTGGTAGCAAGAGGGGCTTTTGTTAATTACTCGTAAAGCGCCTTTATATGACGTTGGTATCGTTTTGGAATATTTATTCCAACCAAATACCCAAGTTGATCTAAGACGGACGAGATGACTGCAAAACCATTCTTATAAAATTCGGAGATGCGTTTTGTCCGATCCTTTATCCCTTTATAATTTTCAGGGCACACAAATGTCCAGTCTGCGCCGGAACGGTCAAGGATGATCCGATAATATTTATCAAGATCGTCGGCGGGCCGGTCAGCCCTTGAGAGTAGGATATGATGCTCCACGCCATAATCAAGGCGACCCATGATAACTTCGGAGCCGTCGAATGCAATCAGTACAAGAAGCGGTTCGTCGGCTTCAATGGCCTGCAAGACATCCTGATCTGTTGGAAGTTTAATATATTTCATCTTAACCTCATTCGTAATGCGTCCACATGCTGCGTATAACGACGATTTGAGCGTCTTTATCCACTGAGTAGACCAATCTATGCTGTACATTGATACGACGGCTGTAATAGCCTTGCAAGTCGCCTACAAGCTTTTCGTAAGGCGGGGGATTCTGGAAGGGATTTTGCTTTAAAATATTAATTAGCTCTCCGGCCTTTTTCAGTATACCCGCCTGTTTCAATTTTGCATAATCCTTGAAGGCTCGTTTTGTCAATTGCGCATCGTACATAGTTTACTCCCAATCGAGGTCATCAGCGCTTACCATTTCTTCTATAGGCTCGTTCTCGCTCTCCTTGATGCCCTCTACAAGGCCAGGAACAGAATACAGGTATAAAGTTTCCTGTATGGCCCGCCAATCGTCCTCAGAGAGCAGAACGGCGTTTCCGTCCTTGCCAAGTATCTGGATTGGGGCGTGGGATTCGTTGGTATCTTTCACAAGCTTATATAAATTCTGCCGTGCTTTTGTAATATTGATCGCTTCCATGTTTATCACCTCAATACTATTATAGCGTACGTGATAGCGTACGTCAAGGGGCTTTGGTTGAAAAGATGGAAAGTTAGTCGCTTGTCGGCGGCTCTTCTTTTGCCATTATCTCAATAATTTGAAGGATTTTCTCTTGGGTTTCAGGAGAAGATGATGACAGTAAATCAACAAGCTTATCGAGGACTTGAGCGTTTTTATGGTAGTTTCGATATTTTTTTTCCATTATTTTGTAATCCATATATTTTTTTCTAATGCTATTTAGACTATAAAGCATTTCTTTCTGTTGCTCAGGAGAAAGGTGGTGCTTATATTTATTGAAAAAATCAAACATTTCTGAAATGTTGATATCCATCTTGTTAGACTCTAGATCGTCAGGGTTCATAAACGCTATAATTGATCCAGGCGGCATACCAGATAGCCTCTCAAACTCTCCAATATCACCTTCATCCAATGCCTTGGACAATTTTTTTGCATTTTTGCTTTCTACCCCATATAAATATTCGAATGGAAGCTGAAGATTAAAGGCATAGTCACTAATTTGCTCAATAGTAGGAATCTTTTCACCGTTTTCGTATTGGATAAGGAGTTTTAATGAAATATGTAACTTCTTGGACAATTCCTTTTGAGACCAACCATTATCGGAGCGGATTTCCTTTATTACATCAGAAAATGTTCGATCGTGCAGATTTTTTTTATCAAGGTATACGATATCCAATTTATTTTTTTCGGGAATATTAGTAATACTTGCAATATTTGAATCTATTATTCTCCAATATTGAACATTAGTAATACTGCCGATTGGTTCATGGGGAGGGATATATAACCTCCGTTCGTTTAAAGCATGCAATATTGTATTTTTGAAAATCTCTAAAAGATTTAAATCTTCAAATGGTTGCTTGCTCAAAAAAAAGTTAACAGAAATACTCAACTGTTTTGAAAGTTTCTCAAGTTGTGCTATACCTGGATTTCTGTTTCCTGCCTCGTATTGACGTATTGTTATAGTCGCAAGACCTGTTTTTTCGTGTAGTTGTTCTTGAGTAAGCCCACTTTCTTGGCGAAACAGCCTTATTCTCTCTCCAACGCTCACATTAATACCTCATTTCACTTTATTTCTTATCTTAACACATTTGATAGACAATTGTACAGATTCAAACGAATCGGTTAATATAGATTCAAATGAATCCAAAAGGAGGCTAAAGATATGAATGAATTTTTAACATGTGTTGAGATTGCGCGCAAGTATAATCTAACAAGAGCTACGGTGCATCGCTGGATTCGCGAGAAGAAATTGAGAGCAATGCGAGCGGGGAGAACATATCTTATAAAAAGCACAGACTTAATTGAGTTTGAGAAACAACGGATGACTATGTAAGGGCAAGCAGACCAAAAATAATCACCACTACAAAATTTTAACAGTTCGGTACACCTACGATCAGATTCATACTGTAGATTTAGTACAGGAACCGAACTACAGAGGAAGCAGAAAGGAATAGTTTGAAATGAAAAACGAATTACAGATTTTCAAAAGTACACAATTTGGAGAAATGCGGACTCTAGAAGAGGATGGAAAAATACTCTTCTGTGGAAGTGATGCAGCCAAAGCATTGGGTTACGTAAAGCCGAACAATGCGATCAATCAGCATTGCAAAGATGCTACCCTAAAACAGGGTATCACAGACTCCTTAGGGAGGAAGCAGGATATTCTTTTTATTCAGGAAGGCGACCTTTACCGTTTGATTGTTGGTAGTAAACTTCCAGCGGCTGAAAAGTTTGAACGATGGGTGTTTGATGAAGTTCTTCCAACCATCCGTAAAAACGGATATTACGCCGCGAAAGCAAAAGAAGACGAACTCAAAGCTAAACGTGTTGAGATCATGCAGCAGAACGCAAGATCACGCGAGGCTGCTCTATGGCTTAAGATCGGCGAGAACGTACCAATGCCGGAGTACAAGCAGATATGCGCAAGTTACGCCAGCAAAACCCTTGCAGGATTGGCAGTATTGCCGTTGCCAGTAATGGATCATCAATATTACACGGCGCAGGAAGTAGGAACCCGTATCGGGATTACTGGAAATATGGTCGGACGGATCGCTAATGCTCACGGCCTAAAAGCACCGCAAGGGCAGGCGAATAAATACGGACGGTGGTTCTGGGACAAAGCGAAGCATTGCTCCAAAGAAGTTCCGGCATGGAAGTATACGGACGATGGAGCAAATGCTATAGAAAAATTTTTCAAGGAGGAAAAATCATGTTTTATGTAAAACAAAAAATTTCAGAGGACGCAGAAATTAGGA comes from Christensenellaceae bacterium and encodes:
- a CDS encoding addiction module protein, whose protein sequence is MYDAQLTKRAFKDYAKLKQAGILKKAGELINILKQNPFQNPPPYEKLVGDLQGYYSRRINVQHRLVYSVDKDAQIVVIRSMWTHYE
- a CDS encoding addiction module toxin, HicA family protein, producing MKIYSSKELIKMLLDDGWYEVRVKGSHHHFQHNTKIGTVTIPHPKKSLPPKTAKSILEQAGLV
- a CDS encoding HicB family protein, producing MKYVYTAIFEPQESGGYLVRVPDVLGCVTSGKDITEAMELAKDALAGCLCSAEDHGYPIATSTLPGALDVPDGAFAALIDVDTNQYRAETDNRSVRKNVSIPAWMETRAERAGISLSQTLQEALRKKIG
- a CDS encoding antitoxin HicB, which translates into the protein MKKKNTYIFPAVFTYEDGFEIAVTFPDLPGCATCGENEVEALEMAKEALGGHLYCMENAGENIPVPSSLKDLAIESNERAVLVDVFMPTVRFSEENKSVNRTVTLPAWLNAAAVEKGVNFSQALQHAIIEQLGIDDQKKAI